A window of the Pecten maximus chromosome 19, xPecMax1.1, whole genome shotgun sequence genome harbors these coding sequences:
- the LOC117317747 gene encoding armadillo repeat-containing protein 8-like isoform X3 gives MMIQTAMEVDDTVGCVECLLSGNQDKWMSSIVCLKNGVIGNNKQKCVVINQGVIPRLLQWMIDDDAEVGLRTEAAIVLGSLAKGTEENIQHLVDSGCVTVLLKGLSNNNLKFVEACLRCLRTIFLSSNPPVHHVYQDATVVPHLINIMSKSVCTQECITTIFANCCRTVEHQNALCRNSAIPALAPLLTSSVYKVQMPTLKCFAVLCYKNEEAARATAAASYNGESISSLLVKLLTRDKTSEMQMAAAKCLTYLCRGGAITPQNPIIMLKTMPTLIRMCKKDRTLEENVEGAETLAYLIEGDAQLQQVASVSDHIIKTLAEYIRYTDVQQINTRAMHRKAQDTNWSNELKQAAFKAFASLGANDEEIRKKIIETENLMDHIIVGVTSEDMKVKGAAIRCLHSMSRSVQQLRTTFQDHSVWKPLMSQIIQYCPEDLLGVASSTMCNLLLEFSPGKESILESGAIEILVGLTTRVEPELRLNGIWGLMNMAFQAEHKVKTQIIDKVGIEQLFRLLSDQDPNILMKTLGLIRNLLSNKPHIDSIMSF, from the exons GTGTGGAGTGTCTGCTGAGTGGGAACCAGGACAAGTGGATGAGTTCCAtagt ATGCCTGAAGAATGGTGTAATCGGGAACAACAAGCAAAAATGTGTTGTGATCAACCAAGGTGTTATTCCAAG GCTTCTACAGTGGATgattgatgatgatgctgaAGTGGGTCTGAGAACTGAGGCAGCCATTGTGCTAGGAAGTCTGGCCAAAGGCACAGAAGAAAATATCCAGCATTTAGTGGACTCTGGCTGTGTCACTGTCCTGCTCAAAG GTTTATCAAACAATAACCTGAAGTTTGTAGAGGCTTGCCTGAGATGTCTTCGCACTATTTTCCTGTCCAGTAATCCACCTGTTCACCATGTGTACCAG GATGCGACAGTCGTACCACATCTTATCAACATCATGTCGAAGTCTGTTTGTACACAGGAGTGTATCACCACCATATTCGCCAACTGTTGCCGA ACGGTGGAGCACCAGAATGCCCTGTGTAGGAATAGTGCCATACCGGCTTTAGCTCCTCTGTTGACTTCCAGTGTATACAAG GTACAGATGCCCACTCTGAAATGTTTTGCAGTCCTGTGTTATAAAAATGAAGAGGCTGCCAGAGCTACAGCAGCAG CATCTTACAATGGGGAGTCCATATCGTCCCTCCTTGTCAAACTTTTGACTAGAGACAAAACCTCGGAGATGCAGATGGCAGCGGCCAAGTGCTTGACTTACCTCTGTCGTGGCGGAGCAATTACTCCACAAAACCCCATCATAATGTTGAAG accatgccGACACTGATCCGTATGTGTAAGAAAGACCGGACATTGGAGGAGAATGTGGAGGGAGCAGAGACTCTCGCATACCTCATCGAGGGCGACGCCCAACTTCAGCAGGTGGCATCAGTGTCTGATCACATTATCAAGACTCTGGCTGAATACATTCGCTACACCGATGTCCAACAGATCAATACTCGGGCCATGCATAGGAAG GCCCAGGACACTAATTGGAGCAATGAATTGAAACAAGCTGCTTTTAAGGCCTTTGCTTCCTTAGGGGCCAATGACGAGGAAATCAGGAAAAAg ATAATTGAGACGGAGAATTTGATGGACCACATTATAGTTGGTGTGACCAGTGAGGATATGAAGGTTAAGGGCGCAGCTATCCGATGTCTACACAGCATGTCCCGGTCAGTCCAACAGCTCCGTACAACATTTCAGGACCACTCCGTGTGGAAACCCCTCATGTCG CAGATCATACAGTACTGCCCAGAAGATTTGTTGGGTGTGGCGTCCTCGACCATGTGTAATCTACTGCTGGAGTTCTCACCGGGCAAGGAA TCCATATTGGAGTCTGGAGCTATTGAGATTTTGGTAGGACTGACCACCCGAGTGGAGCCAGAATTACGTCTCAACGGAATCTGGGGTCTCATG AATATGGCATTCCAAGCGGAACACAAGGTGAAGACCCAGATAATAGATAAAGTGGGTATAGAACAACTCTTCAGGCTTCTGTCCGACCAAGATCCAAACATCTTGATGAAGACTCTTGGACTCATACGCAACCTCCTCTCAAACAAACCA